The region tcaagtattacatttttcttaagaggatgaccatgcaaagcattaagtaaccggagaagcctcccccaagcttgtgggagactctcttctttgatttgcacaaaattatatatttcccacaaggcagcttgtttcttatgagcagggaaatatttagcagagaagtaataaatcatatcctggggactacgcacacaaccatgagcaagagaattataccaagtcttagcatcaccctttaatgagaacgggaatatcttaaggatatataaatagcaagacttctcatcatgagtaaacagggtggctatatcattcaacttggtaagatgtgccacaacagtttcagattcaaggccataaaaaggatcagattcaactaaagtaataatatcaggatcaacagagaattcataatccttatcagtaacacagataggtgaagtagcaaaagtaggatcaggtttcattctagcattaagagactgctgcttccatttagctaataatttcttaagatcatttctatcattgcaagcaagaatagcttcagcagcttctttgttcataacataacccttaggaataacaggtaatacataatcattgggggaatgttcatcatcactatcatcaataataggttcttaaatattttcattccccctaactctcgcaagttgttcatctagaaattcacctaatggcaaggtagtatcacgcacagaagtagtttcatcataagtatcatgcaaagcagaagtgacatcatcgataacatgcgacatatcagaattcatagcagtagcaggtttaggtgtcgcaagcctactaataatggaaggagaatctagtgcagagctagatggtagttccttacctcccctcgtagttgagggcaaaatcttggtcttagcgtctttcaagttcttcatagtgatcaacagatataaatcccaagtgactcagagaatagagctatgcttcccggcaacggcgccagaaattagtcttgataacccacaagtataggggattgcaacagctttcgagggtagagtattcaacccaaatttattgattcgacacaaggggggctaaagaatattcttgagtattagcagttgagttgtcaattcaaccacacctggataacttagtatctgcagcaaagtatttagtagcaaaagtggtatgatagtaatggtaacagtattacagtagcaacagtaaagataaatgtttttgggtttttgtagtagttgtaacagtagcaacggaaaagtaaataagcgaagaacaatatatgaaaagctcgtaggcaatagatcagtgatggataattatgccggatgcgattcctcatgcaatagttataacatagggtgatatagaactagctccagttcatcaatgtaatgtaggcatgtattccgtaaatagtcatacgtgcttatggaaaataacttgcatggcatgttttgtcctaccctcccgtggcagcggggtcctagcggaaactaagggatattaaggcctccttttaatagagaaccggaccaaagcattaacacatggtgaatacatgaactcctcaaactacggtcatcaccaagaagtgtcccgattattgtcacttcggggttgtcagatcataacacataataggtgactatagactttcaagataggatcaagaacacaatatattcatgaaaacataataggttcagatctaaaatcatggcactcgggccctagtgacaagcattaagcatagcaaagtcatagcaacatcaatctcagaacatagtggatactagggatcaaaccctaacaaaactaacttgattacatggtaaatctcatccaacccatcaccgtccagcaagcctacgatggaattattcacgcacggcggtgagcatcatgaaattggtgatgggggatggttgatgatgacgacatcgacgaatccccctctccgaagccccgaacggactctagatcagccctcccgagagagattagggcttggcggcaactccgtgtcgtaaaacgcgatgaaactttctctctgatttttttctccgcgagacggaagatatagagttggagttgaggtcggtggaggtccagggggcccaagagatagggggcacgccctaggggggcgccccccctgtctcgtggacagcccgtgggccccctggccttgattctttcgccaaaaattcttattaattctgaaaagtgcttccatggatttccaggacattctgagaacttttcttttctacacataaaacaacatcatggcagttctgctgaaaacaatgtcagtccgggttagtttcattcaaatcatgcaagttagagtccaaaacaagggcaaaagtgtttggaaaagtagatacgttggagatgtatcagcgggAAAGCTCGAACGGAGGGAGAATGGTGGCGGGAGTTGGGGCGGTGAGGGAGGGGCTAAAAAGGGGTGGACTCGGTGGGAGGTGAGTCGAAATCCTCCCGCCGATTTTCGGTGATGCGGGCAAGCTTGCACCATCTCCCCTGCTCGCACGAGGGGAGAAGCGCGTCGCCCTCCCCTGCCTCGAACGAGCCAGGCTCGCGAGCTACTGCCGATTCGGACGTTTCCCCTGGGCCTAGCTTGGATGTGCTTTAAGTTCCGTGTGATGCAGACCGCACAGTGAAAGCAGGCAACCAAACGGGCCACTTTCTTTCCACGTGGGCCAGGTTGGGcctaatgcgggcaaccaaacacgctcGTACTGTATGTCGTCATGGAgcggcttagagcatctccagccgtgcccccaacaggccctccccaggcgttttttccGCGCCAGCGCCAAAAAAGGGCCCAGTcccccccagaagcccgttttttgccggcttgggccgaaattggtgccggcggacccaggtagAACCCGGCGCCCTGGGAGGCGCTTGGGGCGCCAGCACAAGCGAAAAGGGGCGTGTGGGTCCCCCCTGTCGGCAAGTCGAGCGCCTCTTCCCGCTGTTTCTTCCCGCTTTTCCCCCACTTCCCTCCCATTTGCCCCTTTCCTCCCGCCATTCTCCCTCTCGCTCGcctcccagccggccgccatgccaccgaagaagtacgcTGTCCCCCGCGCCACGGCAACCGCTACCGCctccgtcgcccagccgaagcagaggaagccgagggcgccgccgtccaagccGCCGGACATGTCAAACGCCGATTGGAGGGTGGAAGTGCAGCGACGGGAGGCCGTAACCGCCGACCGGCGAAACAGGGCCCTCGCCAAGAAGGTCCGTGACAATGCGGCGCGCGGCTGCGGGCGCTGCTGCCGCCGACCAGGCCGAGGCCGAGGTggctcgcgcggggatgatgaatcccccCGGCAACCACgcgcagtacgcgccctgggggtcaccggctacgccgacggggacgcacacggtgggttcaacccgaACATCGCTTTCCCCCATGGCCACccggcccagcgcacgccctcgcccgccttcgctggcgtgcagtaccctccatacaactactcgccgcccgcgtaCGTGTCCTCCCCGACGCCCCCTCTCCGCCGTTGCGTGCTGCCCTTCTCTCACCTCGGCGGCGCCGACGAGACcgaggccgacatggacgacattatCGCGGAAGGTTCGGCCGCGGCCGCCACGTCTCCCGGGTTCACCGCGGACGAGACGGTGGATctcagcggcggcatggacggcgagctcggctacgtctacggcgatgaggagcaggacgaggaggacgaggaggacgaggaggaaccGGCGAGGAGGCGCAAGAACAAGAAGGCGCCGGCCAGGCCAGAGCCGCGCATCAAGTGgtcgtccaaggaggaggaatgcctcgccgaagcatggaaagtcgtctgcctcgacccgaccaccggcgcgaaccagagcatcgagacgtactgggcgcgcatcaaggccgagttcgacgagcgcaagctcgtcgacccctacttcaaaggcgtctacatgcagcgcggggcgaaggcgatggcgaaccattgggggcgtatccagggggcgtgcaacaaatggcatggggtcgtcgaggaggtcgccggtcgcccggagagcggcgccagcattgaggatcaggtatgccacgccGGTCTCCCACCTCTTCTCGCTGTTCACGCGCCAACTGTTTGTTCGTCCCCACGCAGTTGCTGCGTATGTTCGGCCTATATCGGCAGGGCAACAACGACGCTGAGTTCAAGttcctccacgtctacaagcgcatcgACAAGTGCGACAAGTGGGAGAAAGTCCGGCGCACCCtcgagaaggccaaggagacctacaagcctgACGCGCCGGCTCCGGGCGCATCAGATGGGCGGCCGGACAgcaacaaaggtgccaagaaggggaaacacgccgACGCGGCGGCAGCTCGCGTGCAGGAGTCCATCCAGCACTGCCTCGCCGACGCACAAGTCCGGGCCGCccttcgtgaagagaagaccgaggcgcgctggtcggcgttgatgtcgaccagcgccgtcaagctcgacctactccggaccaacgtcgccgcaaagaagaggaacaccgacctggctttcctgctgggcgggggcggacatgctccagagcaccgaTGAGGCGGTCAAGGCATGGTACAGGGCGCATGTCGGCCTCATCCTGGACCAGCTTCCCTCGACGACGCCGCCCACGCCCACGACGCCCTCActcacgccgccgccgtcgccaagcCCAACCGATGATGCCGCCGAGACTGCCCGCAGGACAGAAGCCACGCCGCCAAGCGCAGAGGCCCCGTCAAGCCCGCGCACGTCGACTCCGGcgacgccggaggccgacctcgTCGCCTGATGCGCGCTTCCGTTCTTTCCTGCTTTTTTTTACGCCGAACATTTCATCCGGCCGCCGATCTAGGCCGCTTGATTGCCGGATTGTGGCGTCTATTTTGGGCGCGGGAACGACTATGNNNNNNNNNNNNNNNNNNNNNNNNNNNNNNNNNNNNNNNNNNNNNNNNNNNNNNNNNNNNNNNNNNNNNNNNNNNNNNNNNNNNNNNNNNNNNNNNNNNNNNNNNNNNNNNNNNNNNNNNNNNNNNNNNNNNNNNNNNNNNNNNNNNNNNNNNNNNNNNNNNNNNNNNNNNNNNNNNNNNNNNNNNNNNNNNNNNNNNNNNNNNNNNNNNNNNNNNNNCGCCGGCTCGCCCCTAGGCCGCATTTTTTCaacgccctggggggccgaacggctggagatgctcttagacttGTTGTTGTGTTTTTTTTTGGTTTTACTGTACATAATTAGTCGAGCAAAGAACTTCTTCTATTTTTAACCTGGTTcagaagaacaagaaaaagaaagcACGGTAGTGCGTCTCGTTCCGAAGCCACTCCCCACACCTCTATGCACGCCGccgtccgcgccgccgcgcccagcgGAGATGCCACCGCCGACCCTTCCTCGCCGTACTTCATCGACGACGCCCACCCgtacgcggccgccgccgcctccgcgctcaCCTCCCACCGCGCCAAGACCAAGTGGTCCCAACTCGCCTCCCTCCCGCTCCCCGACCCCCTCCCGGCGTCCGCCGTctccgccgtcctcctcctcctccgccaccgGCCCCACGTAGCGCTCAGCTTCCACCAGTtcgccctccgccgcctcctccccgcccGCTCCCCTCCCCCGCTCATcttctccgcctccgccgcgcaCGTCGCGGCCGCCTCCCGCCTCCGGCGCGCGGCCATATCCGTCCTCTCCTCCGCCACCTGCCACTACTCCCCCTCCCAGATCTTCAACGCCCTCGCTGCCACCTACCGCCGCTTCGCGTCGGCCCCCTTCGtcttcgacctcctcctcctcgcttaCCTCCGCTCCCGCCGCGAACCCCTCGCGGCGGCCTCCATCGCGCGCCGCTACCTTTCCTCCGGCGCCTGCCCCCTCCCCTCCACCGTCGCGCTGCTCTTCCGCTCCCTTCCCTGCGCCGAGTCCGCCCTCGAGATGTACCGCCAAATCTACACGCTTCCGGGTCCAAGAACCAACCGCGTGCTCCAGCCTACGGCGCAGACCTTTAACTCCCTCCTCCTCGCTTTCTACCGCCATGGCAAGTGCCAAGATTTCGACATTGTGCTCGACGAAATGGACAGGTACTCCTGCAAGCACAATGTGGGCACTTACAACATTCGGATGGCCGCGTGCTGTGATGACAGGGAGATGGAGAAGGCGCGAGGATTGTGGGATGAGATGGTTCAGGGAGGGATCCAGCCAGATGTCACCTCATACAACACGATGATTGGTGGGTATTGTGCTGCCGGGGAGATGGGGATGGCAGAGGAGATGTATAAGGACATGGAGATTTCTGGGATTGAGCCAAGTGTGACAACATTTGAGTGGTTAGTCAGAGGGCATTGTAGGACAGGGGATGTTGATGCTGCGATGCTTGTTCGCGTAGACCTCAGAAGGAGGGGATTTGGTATGGCAGCGGAGGTTGTCGAGGAGATGGTTGATAGATTGTGTCAGAAGAGGAGAGTCGAGGAGGCATTAGATATTTTGAGGGCAGAGATGAAGAGGGAAGAGTTCACACCGAGTCGGGGAAGCTATGAGGTGCTGATAAGGGGATTTTGTGAGAAAGGGGAAGTGGAGGTGGCGATGAGACTCCAGGCAGAGATGGCCGGGAAGGGATTCAAAGCCGGTGCTGAGGTATACCATGCTTTTATCCGCGCTTATGAGAAGGATGAGGACCACGAGATGGTTGAGAGGTTGAGGAAGGAAATGGCAGCGATTGGCATTGAGGATGGAAGTGACCTGGATTGTATACAATGATGCGTTTTTCAAGCCTCGTATGTTGCTGTTCAGCACACTGGTAAATTCCTGTTGTAGTTGTCTCATCTAATTTTGTTCATCTCCAGTCTTTACACTGTACATACTAGAGGTCTAGAACGCAGAAATCTTGAGTTGTATCTTTAGAAATGTATGGAGTCTGAGGACTGAGGGTCTTCCACCTCTATTtgtgattttttttgttagattcatGACTTCTGGCTGGTTATGTGAACTACTTTAGTGATcatctcctgggttattaccatatATTTGAATATTTCAACTTTTACAGATTTACATCAATCTTTGTGTCATGCATGCCATTGATATATAGTTGTTGCAGAATATGTAAAGAGAATATGATTTTTGCAGGTTTGTTAAGATCTGTGGTACATGTAGGCAAAGAGTTAATTGGCCAGCTCCCTTCATTATTTGATTTGAGGTATGTACCACATGGACTGCAACTATGAATTTATACAAATTTCACGTTCGATGTATGTAGTGTGTGTCGGTGCTTCCAAAATCTAATGTTTCGGTTGGCACCGATGATAGCAACAAATAACAATATTCCTTCTTATGTCACAGTTCCGCCCTAAGAGAGTTGGCAAGTGCTGCATTCATGCTCAAGGAAGATCCCTGAGACAATGCAAGGTACCCGTTCCTGAATCCTGAGCGCATCACCTAACTGATCTCTCATGATCAGGACTTTGACAGAACTGGATATGACAAGTGTGAGAGTGAGTGTTATATACATGCATCGGAAAGCTGGCAATTGCAAAGGACGAACTCACCAAGAGCGGAAGAAGCAAGACAGTAGTGAGAGGCAGTATGTTCATCACCGTGGTCAGTGTTCTGTCGGTCAGCAAAACCACGCAGCAGGCCAGAGAAGCCAGGCGCTTTGGTGTGATGTGTGTAAAGCTATCCTGGCACTCTTTACCTTTAAAACGAATTTGCTTCTGTCATTCAAATGATTCCATGGAAATTTCAGAGGAATGTACTTTAGGATTTTCTTCTATTGATTTTGGGTCCGTATGTTGTAAAAATTCTACATTAAGTCGAACCTTTTGAAAAAAAGATCTTAGTTTTCTCTATGTGCAATCAAACACTGAAAAAAATAGCACGCTATAGTGTATTGAGAATTCCCCTGCTAACTATATCTGTGTATGACGTCTCGTTAATAGCGCGATATAGCACGCTAATAGCCTATTTTGAGGTCGGCGCTATTTTGTTGTAGCGTGCTATTTTTTTCCTTGAATCAAACAAAGGCAACTTTGTGCTTATCTGATTCAAGTGTGAATGGCATTGCGTCCCTGAACTGTACTGTCTTTTCATCGGTTCAAGCTTTTAGATGAACGAAAATGAAGGCAAATGTTCCGGTGAACTGGATGCTACATGAAACTCAATTTCCAGATGGGACAAAAGTTCCGTGAACTCAAGACCTTGCTCAAGCAATATTAAGACTATAGTTGTTGGCTAACACAACATTTATAGATCTAGAATACACTTGTTAAGTCGAAAGTGTTCTTCTAATCTCGAGCTCAAATGCTCCTAATATAAACAGTAAAATCAGaatgaaaagaaaacaaaaatctgaTTTATTTTTTTGACAACAAAATTGCTTAGTTTTCTGTTCGCGTGCATATTTTAGTAATGAAATCACCTTCATGGAGGTCTGAGTAAAAATAACAAAATCATCACttcaaaatgctttcaaaaatagTCTTTTTTTAAATCACAGGCTTAATTACTTATTCAGGAGGATTACAATGGATTTGAATACATCCTATATGAAAGAGGGGGTATTGTTTACCCGAAACATCTTCTACGATCCTCACTAGACTGCTTGATGCATCTATGTGCAGCTTCATTTGATTCCCGGTTAACATGGACAAGAGAGAAGGATTCAGCACCGGAGCTCACATCATGTCTCAGTTTCAAGGTAGCTGCCACAAAGCTTTGTGATGTTTCTGTGGTTGATCTATGAAAGGATGGTGACCTCATTGACGAATTGGTCAATCTCACCTTGCTCAGTGACCTTAGATTTCTTTATAGCGACCACAAGATGATTAGATAAGATGCCTTTGTACACCATGCCATGCCCTCCATGGCCAAGGATCCGTATGCAATCAAAGTTGTTTGTTGCATGCTCCAACTCTTCCAGTGAGAAAATCTTTGTCCTTTCATTTGCATTTTCACTCGATGTTATTAGTCATTCTAAAAGGATGCCACAGTTCTCTACAAAATACTACATTCTTATTGCTTTTGGATGTCTCTTCGCCACCGCTTGCTCACTTGTTTTTTTGCTCCTATTTTACTACAGTAGGTATGATGTTCTTAAAAAAAACCGACCAGTTTTTAAGTaacaaatgttcatgaattttttttaaatgaaattgatttttttgtaattttttattttttttcctaaaaatgttcacaaaattcaAAATGTTCATAGATTTTTCTAAAAATATTCACAGATTTTCGAAATATGTTCACGGATTTTCTAAAATTTATTTGTAAATTTGAAACAATTGTCCGtggatttaaaaaaatcatgaatttggaaaaaaatcgAGATTTTGAAAAAGTCCACAAATTTGGAAAAATTCATGAATTTCAATTTTTTCACGAATCTGAaaaaaaaatatttgtgaattGAAAATCTTTGCAGAATTAAAATGTTCCAATTTTCAAAATGTTCATAGATTTGACAAAAACGATCACTAATTTGGAAAACTTTGTGAATTTCAAAAATGTTCTCAAACTTGGAAAAGTTTCACAAACTTGAAAAATCTTCACGAATTTGAAAATTTCAACAAAAAAATTAAAACATTATAAATGTTAAAATTGATCCCGAATTTAGGAAaaattcatgattttgaaaaaagtctGTGAATATTGAAAAACGGAAAATTGATAAATAAAAAGGAAACACAAAGAAGAAAACCATACATAATTCCTCGTGGAAAAACAGGAGAAAGAAACAAAAGTTAAATGGGTCGAGCCTGGAAGGATGGTGCACCACGTTGCAGGAACACCTATAAACGACACTTAGGGCGCTGAATAGGATTTGGCCCACGCACGCACATTTAACCTTTTTTAATCTAAACACACTTACAAAGATGTTTATAGGGATACAATGAAGGTATGGCGGGTATAACAGCCACATATTGCGCCCGAGACCCAGACCAAAAGCATGCTTAGCAAGGCTATGTGCCTCAAATTTTGGAACTCTACTACAAAAAATGAAAGAACACTCATTAAAGTGCTTAGAAGTTTCGATGATCTCCTTCATGATGCTCGCATAAGTTTCTCCAGTCTACTTGTTGATGTCCTGAACCACCATTTGGCAATCGAAAACTATAACCACTTGCAAAGCCaagttagtgaaggaaatatgccctagaggcaataataaagttattatttattttcttatttcatgataaatgtttat is a window of Triticum dicoccoides isolate Atlit2015 ecotype Zavitan chromosome 2B, WEW_v2.0, whole genome shotgun sequence DNA encoding:
- the LOC119365552 gene encoding pentatricopeptide repeat-containing protein At2g15980-like, producing the protein MHAAVRAAAPSGDATADPSSPYFIDDAHPYAAAAASALTSHRAKTKWSQLASLPLPDPLPASAVSAVLLLLRHRPHVALSFHQFALRRLLPARSPPPLIFSASAAHVAAASRLRRAAISVLSSATCHYSPSQIFNALAATYRRFASAPFVFDLLLLAYLRSRREPLAAASIARRYLSSGACPLPSTVALLFRSLPCAESALEMYRQIYTLPGPRTNRVLQPTAQTFNSLLLAFYRHGKCQDFDIVLDEMDRYSCKHNVGTYNIRMAACCDDREMEKARGLWDEMVQGGIQPDVTSYNTMIGGYCAAGEMGMAEEMYKDMEISGIEPSVTTFEWLVRGHCRTGDVDAAMLVRVDLRRRGFGMAAEVVEEMVDRLCQKRRVEEALDILRAEMKREEFTPSRGSYEVLIRGFCEKGEVEVAMRLQAEMAGKGFKAGAEVYHAFIRAYEKDEDHEMVERLRKEMAAIGIEDGSDLDCIQ